DNA sequence from the Antennarius striatus isolate MH-2024 chromosome 3, ASM4005453v1, whole genome shotgun sequence genome:
TTGAAAGTATGAGCGCCACCAATGCAGGTGAGTTGAGGAACAACCCCCGATGACATTTCTGTTCGCGTTTGTGTTCAAGCTTTGGTTCTGCTGGTCATTAACGAGCTAACGAGGTTAAACATCATATCTACACCTCAATGCGAACAGCAGCTAGCTGTTCTAATAGCCTCCGTTATCGCTAAACGTTACATTCCGTCTCTATGGAAACAGCTCCGCGACCCTTCGTCACGCGCCCAGCGCCCTTCAGGATGTAAGGCGTTTCCGTTGTGTATCCCGTGGTGCATGATGGTTAATGTCGTTTATAAGGACGAGTAGCTGTTGTTCGTAGAGACAGGCTGGGAGTGACCCTCCCTGTCCAACAGAGAACAAAGGTcttatttttaactttcttcGCCCACCATTAGTTATCAAGTAGAAGTATGAGGAACTGGTTGGTGTAGTTAAATTGCAGTGATATTTTTGTCTTGCTCCTGGAAAAGGTAAGAAGACCGTTGCAAGCTAGCTGCTATATAGGGTTCTGTTATATTATTTATCGAGCTTTGGGCgttcatggatggatgatcgTTATTCAGGGGTCGAATTAAAGATCTGCTTCTATTAAATCATTTTCTGATGAGGTATAATGGCGTCCCtcgttatttgtgtgtgtaacgCTGAACAATTAATTGCGTGAACGCAACCccatataataataaaacagtagTGTTGATTATGTTTGCTTCATCTCACTCATTATATTCTACCAACAGTgttatgctaaaaaaaaaaaaaagctggaatTTGCAGGCTCGTCTGTCAGACTGCCGTGTCCGTGTGTCGGTGCTGCGGGTGGATGTCCTCCTGATACCTGACACCGCGTCGTGGGGGTCTGCTAGACTCCCAGACCCTGTTCCTCTGACTGTGGGACAATGTCCTGTGTTTTCCTGCTTTACAACGTTCTTGTGCTGTTGGATGCCCATGCAGACTGTtatatgttctttttttaaggaTGAGGGATCATCAAGCCATTGACAGCTCGCTGTTGAAGGAATTGAAGTCATGTTGTGCAAAAGAGGACAACTTTCTCCCCAGAGAGGCTggcctgaagctgatggagtcAGCCTCCACAGAGGTAACCCGCTGACCCATTTTACACTTCTACTTTTAGCTGTGAGTGTTTCCATCCTTCAGCAAATGGAATGCAGTCATACATCTCTGCTGAAATAAAAGGTGCTGCAGACTGTTACCACCAGTCTTTAGtagttttgaaatgtctgaccCATCATTTCTTCAACAACAAAACTGaacttttaaaatctttttttatttgtaaaacaagGCTTGAAACTCATCTCTTTGATCCAGCCTTTAACTAACTTTTACTTTGCCAAGACTTGCTTTGAGCATTATCTCTCTACACTTGTGCTACTTCTGAAATGTCTTTTATGTTATATATTCTGCAAATGCTATTTCTGAACTTCATGTTAATGGTTTAGTTTTCATCATTCAATTGTATTTCATGTTCAATTTATTGGTTTTCTactgaatattattattatcagtagtagtatcattatttttattaagattttttccaaggttttcatttattttctgtttctaaatcctttctgaatattttaagCACTTGTTGCTTcacatttcatttgcatttctatGTATGAAAATTGCCATTCTGGAAGAATTATTGTTCTGACTGTATTGTACAGATACTATTTCAAAGTGTATTCTACTGATCAATGATGCCTTTTTAGAACTACAGTGGGGTGTCTGCAAAATGCAGAGACATGAAGGTTGAAGAATTGTGGGGCCTGACCAGTTTTTTTGGCTACAGCACCCAGACTTTTGTTCAGGCTGTCAGTTTGCTTGACAGATTCCTCACAACTATGAAGGTAGGAAATTATACAAAACATTGAAGTGTAATTTGAGCTTTGCTTCCTTGTATTGCTGTAAATTCAAATTTTCCAGTTTGGAATTAATTAACTAAATATCCTATATTTACTAAACTTTCCATGCTTGTTTGACTTCAAATCATGAGATTCTGACTTAAAGCTATTACTGCTGTGTTGTTGCGATAGGTGCAGTCCAAACACTTGCCCTGCATTGGAGTCAGCTGTCTTCATATCGCAGCAAAAATGGTTGAAGAAGACAGCAACATCTCGCCCATCCACGAACTCATTCGCATCAGTCAAAGCAAATTCACTGTGTCAGATCTGTGCCGCATGGAGAAGATCATTTCAGAGAAGCTCAGCGTGGAGCCTGAAGCAGTCACTGCCTTAACATTTCTTCACCTCTACTATTCAGCCTTCTCACACGTGTCTGCTGGAAggtaaatgtttcattttctcttgtCTACTTTTGCCGTCATTGCTCATGCACAGCTTAAGTTTGCATGGCGTTGGTTAGACTGATTCTGCTTCGCGAGGTTTGTACTGGCAGATCAACTTCCCTCTATATTTTAAGGGAGGAGATCCCAAACATTGGGAGTCTGGAAGCCCAGCTTAAAGCCTGCTTATGTGGGCTTGTTTTCTCTAAAGCCAAAGTAAGCATTGTTCACAGCATAGTCGCATTCACTTTAAATCATGGGATTTGCTAAtgtgcctttctttttttcttaacagCCATCAGTTCTGGCGCTGTCCCTCATTGCTCATGAGTTTAACACCCTCCATTCCATCCCCTTGTTGAAGATTGTCCAGCAATTCCAAAGACATTTAAAGGTATGGGTATCTTTACCTAACAATGTTAATTTTAGAAAGTGACTAGTAAAAATTGAGTGGGCGGTGcggcggcgcagtgggtagcgctgtcgcacCGCCCACTCAATTTTTACTAGTCACTTTCTAAAATTaacacagcaaggtggttctgggttcgcttcccgctctgtgcggaatttgcatgttctctccgtgtctgcgtgggttctctcagcgttctccggcttcctcccatcaccaaaaacatgcactacaTGTTAATTGACCAgttccaaattgactgtaggtgtgagtgtgtgtgcgtgtttgtctgcatctctgtgtggctccgcgttgcactggcgttgcacctggagtgtcccctgcgtCACGCCCCcagttagctgggataggctgcagcggcccacgacagtggatgaagcgggttaggaaaatgaatgaaagaatgaatgaatgcatagtGAGCCCTCGTTCCTTGCGGGTAATGTGTTCCAAGAACCACATgcaattaacgaattctgcgattgaacgacaaactatttatcttattatttatggtaatttaaacctttataaaccctccccatattgatattaaaccaccttctatctgtattaccttttcccacactcttatcaactgtttaaagcatttttgtgtctcacagtgtaagtccgagactcacggaacacagcgcacttccggatgcggtcagccaatagaatgcgcgtacggttggctgcctaccaaaaatctatCTAAGttgtgagcgttgatgcgcaaatgcgagagggcgcactgtataatAAAAATTGACTAACTAATTTTATTCACactattgtaatgtttttgtcCGATCAGTATTGGTTGCGCAAAAGTAATTAAGTGTAAGaacatgtaaaagaaaaaagaaaaccttcaGACTTAAaaggtgcttttattttgtcaaatttatttaaatggatTTCATTAGTTAATCAACCAATCGTTTAAGCGCTGGCATGATGCTTCCATAAAGACCTTCAAAGTGTCTGATCTCAGATTTATAGTTTGACCTTTACTTCTCTAAGCTTATCTGGACATTTTCACTCACTGCTTTtatctttatatttcttttttgtgactaatatacagtataagagtTGTGTTTCTTAATTCCATTATTAATTGACGTTTCTCCTATTTTTGGTAATACCACATACTGTATAGGTAtcgcttgattgattgatgatggcCTATTTGAAGACTATTTCTACTGTCTGCCTATGAGATGTATACTGTTTATCACTTTCACAGATCAGCGATGGTGAGCTCCTCCACTGGAAGGAATGTGTGGCAAAGTGTATGACTAAATACTGCTCAAGTGAATGTATCAAACCAGACAACAAAAAGCTTACTTGGATCGTGTCCAGGAGGACAGCACAAAATATGCAAGCTAATCACTTCAGCATACCCGGCCTTCCAACAATTCCCGAGGGGAGCTGGAACGAGTGCGAGAGGTAAATAGAGCACTTCTTGTCTTCATCTTACTAAATATTCTCAACTAAAACTTCCTTTCGACCTGTCCtattaggggtcgccacagcgtgtcatcttTTTGCCATTGTAGATGGTCGCTCATATTTGTTgggcaactttttttttactccggatgcccttcctgccacaaccctctgcatttatacGTGCCTGGGACCGGCCTACAGACCCTGGCTTGTGCCCAATAGAGCTGCAGATCCCGGGGATTGAACCTGGGGCAGCATACATGCAGAACATGTGCTCTGCCACTGAGCTAGATCCTCAGCCTGTACATTCTCAACTGTGATATGAAGTAATGACAAAATAGCCATTCTTGAAAAGCAACATAACTTTAAAGTCTGTTGGAGTCCCCTAAGTCAGTGGTCTCCAGCCTTTTTTGCACCATGGACCAATCCAATGAGTATGTAGCTTTATTAGCACTCTCCTCCTCATgccagggtttttttttctttgttttgctagcctgggagtttcaatttagcggtaatgtattcggTGTTATCGGTCGGAGCGTCTCCTTTAAGAAAGTAATCACGTGGCCGAGGTAAGCATCTTGACAAGtatcaagagtgactcataggcagatgtggaggagagagtccGGTAATTTTCcgaaacaaaacattgttcagaatcaaataataaataaaatggaaacaatgttaaaaacatgattccGTTTTGTTAAAAACagttatttattctttctgtgAGGCCAGGTATCGATTGACCTATGGAACGGGACCGGTCTGCAGTCCAGGGGCTGAGGTCCATCGATTCATTCATCCGTCGATCTACCGCTTacccgtagtcgggtcgcgggggcagcagcttcaacagggagccccaaacttccctttccccggccacatccaccagttctgactgggggatcccaaggcgttcccaggccagtgttgagatataatccctccgcctggtcctgggtctgccctgagtcctcctcccagctggaagtgccaggaacacctccctagggtggggccccggaggcatccgcaccaccaccacctcagctgactttccacgcgaaggagcaacGAGCCCCTTGCGAATAGCAGTCTgatatctctaagggagacaccagctatctgcctgagaaagcctATTTCCgacgcttgtatccgcgatctcgttcttttggtcatgagccatcgctcatgaccataggtgtgggtaggaacgaagattgaacggtagatggagagctttgcctctcggcttagctccctctttgtgacaacagtgcggtaaagcgactgcagtaccgctcctgctgccccaattctccgtccaatctcacgttccgtTGTTCCCTCAGTCGTGagcaggaccccaagatacttaaactccttcacttgtggaaggacctcatcccccactcggagaaggcagtccaccggtttcctgctgaggaccatggcctcagatttggaggtgctgatcctcatcccagcc
Encoded proteins:
- the LOC137592636 gene encoding cyclin-G2-like, with product MRDHQAIDSSLLKELKSCCAKEDNFLPREAGLKLMESASTENYSGVSAKCRDMKVEELWGLTSFFGYSTQTFVQAVSLLDRFLTTMKVQSKHLPCIGVSCLHIAAKMVEEDSNISPIHELIRISQSKFTVSDLCRMEKIISEKLSVEPEAVTALTFLHLYYSAFSHVSAGREEIPNIGSLEAQLKACLCGLVFSKAKPSVLALSLIAHEFNTLHSIPLLKIVQQFQRHLKISDGELLHWKECVAKCMTKYCSSECIKPDNKKLTWIVSRRTAQNMQANHFSIPGLPTIPEGSWNECESDDSSEDMSCGEDSPWGSPGSDGEGTFFPSTFLRCRT